Below is a window of Desulfobacterales bacterium DNA.
ATTTCAACCGCTATGGATAACCATTCGATCGATTCCCTTCTTACCAAAGAGGAAAAGGAATTTTTAGCTAAAGCAGGAACAATCCGAGTGCATAATGAAAGCGACTGGGCGCCGTTTAATTTTAATGAAAATAATTCTCCTAAGGGTTTTTCAATTGATTATATGAAGTTATTAGCCCAAAAAGTTGGACTTGAAATAAGATTTATAAATGGGC
It encodes the following:
- a CDS encoding transporter substrate-binding domain-containing protein produces the protein MFNTFKKYTLIFLIIFLSLPLISTAMDNHSIDSLLTKEEKEFLAKAGTIRVHNESDWAPFNFNENNSPKGFSIDYMKLLAQKVGLEIRFINGPSWNEFLDMIKKGELDVMLVVLIK